The Natrinema pellirubrum DSM 15624 region CCTTGTTCAGAATGGTCGCCGACAGCAGGGCGAACTTGTTGCCCCGGTCCCAGACGGTGTGCTGGAGGTACTTCTCGGGACTCATCGGTTTGATCGTCAGGGGGCCGCCCTGCGGGTCGTCCCCGTCGCCGCCGTCTCGCCCACTGGAACGCGGGTCGGACTGGTCGACCAGCCACGTCGTCGGGCTCTGGGGGTCGCGGAAGTCGGAGACGAACCACTTGAGGTCGCCGATGAGTTCCTGCAACCGGTCGCGTTCGCGCACCTCGGCGGGGGACAGCGAGTCCTGGGCGAGCAGGTCGTCTTTCCGGCGTTCGCAGGTCCCCGCGAGGCTCTCGGCGTAGCGGACGGCGCGCTCGACCGAGTCGACGTCGGGGACCCGCAGGTCGTCCCAGAACGGGACGGTACGTGGCCCGAGCTGGATCGTCGCGTACATCTCGGCCCACTCGGCGAGGCCGTGGGCCTCGTCGACGACCACGACGTCGCGCTTGCGGAAGACCTCGCTGCCGGCGGTCTGCATGAAATAGGCGAGCGTCATCGCCGCGATCTCGCGGTTCGAGGCGATCGCGCGGTCGGAGAAGTACGGACACCGATGTTTGACCGAGCAGTCGTACCCCCGCTCCCGAACGCAGGGGGCCTGATTGACCGGCGTGTCCCGCTCCTCGGGCAGGATACAGGTGTAGTTGGACTTCCCGCGGATGACGTTGAGGTCGGCCAGCAGGTCGTCGGCGGCCACGTCGTCGAGCTGGGAGACCTGCGGGGTCGTGTAGTAGGCCCCGGTGGCGTCGCTGGGATCGCCCGCGCCGGCACGGCGCGCACAGCCGGCGACGGCGCGGGCCAGCAGGGACTTGCCGCTCCCGGTCGGCGCGCGCACAAGGACGACGTCGTTGCCGGCCGCGAAGGCGTCGCGAACGTCGCGGAGGGCCTGTTCCTGCGTCCCGCGGTAACTCGGTGCGGGGAACTCCTCGAAGATCCGCTCGGGATTCACCGTTCGTTGCAGGGCGCGGCCACGTCCTAAAGGCTACGGAGCGTCGCGCCCGCTGACGAACGACCAGTCGACGAGAGTCAGCGGTCGATCGACGGCGACCGGCGCTCGAGGCCGAAACTACCGTCTACCGGCCGGTAGCAGCCGCCTACCATCGACGGCTGTCCACAACTGGGCCGGTAACCGACCGATTACAAATACGGAATCCGTCCTTCGATTCAGGTACGGAAGGGTCGCTCAGCGGTAGAGTACCGCGGTACCATCCGGGTCCGCGGCGGCATTTCGCCTCGTGGCGTTCGAATCCCACCCCTTCCGCTTCCGGCCGCGAGGACCGCGGCGGTCCGACCGGCCCGGCCGTACTCGCGCTCGAGCGATGCGGTGGACCGACCCGTCTCTCGAGGCCGCCGACTCCGTATTTTTTGCGCCGACGGATCAGAAGCAGTAGCGACGACAGCACGACACTGCCGACCGCGGCCTACGGCGATCCGACTCGTGAGGTTTCCTCGTCGACCTGCTCCAACCGGTCGATGTCCTCGTCGGTCGGATAATCGGGCAACGCCTCGAGACACGGATAACACAGCAGGTACGACCCCCCGTCATCGAGTTCGAGCGTTATCGCGGTTCCGACGGTGCCGGCGTCGGTCCCGAACGACCAAATGTTGGCGATCCCGCCAGAGACGGTGACGGTGCGGTCACAGCCGTCACAGGAGTCCTTCGACATACGCGGTCGTCGGTGCCCGACGGTGAAAGTCGTTCGCCCGCGGCCACCGGCCGAACCGAACTGCCGCAGCGGCCCGCATAGCGGTTATGGGTGTCAGTGACATACGCCCGCACATGGAGGTGAACTGCGAGGGCTGTGCCGGCTGTTGCATGGACTGGCGATCGCTGCTCGCGGAACACGGATCTGCGCCTCAGGACGTCGGCGAGGGCGGCGAAACCGATCATCGACACTGGCAGCGGGACGACCCGTTCGCCGACGACAAGGGCGAACGACCGTCTCGAGAGCCCCTCGACGACGACACCAACTTCGTGGCGCTGACCCGCGACGAGGTACGCGGGTTCCTCGAGGCGGGGATGGGCGAGGTCCTGACGCCGCGGTTCTGGGCGGCTCGAGACGAGGACGAGGGCATCGCTGTGGACGGCCACAGCCTCGCCGCCGTCGCGGGCCGGCCGGCCTTCTTCGTCGGCCTCCGGAAGCCGCCGAAACCGGT contains the following coding sequences:
- a CDS encoding helicase C-terminal domain-containing protein, producing the protein MNPERIFEEFPAPSYRGTQEQALRDVRDAFAAGNDVVLVRAPTGSGKSLLARAVAGCARRAGAGDPSDATGAYYTTPQVSQLDDVAADDLLADLNVIRGKSNYTCILPEERDTPVNQAPCVRERGYDCSVKHRCPYFSDRAIASNREIAAMTLAYFMQTAGSEVFRKRDVVVVDEAHGLAEWAEMYATIQLGPRTVPFWDDLRVPDVDSVERAVRYAESLAGTCERRKDDLLAQDSLSPAEVRERDRLQELIGDLKWFVSDFRDPQSPTTWLVDQSDPRSSGRDGGDGDDPQGGPLTIKPMSPEKYLQHTVWDRGNKFALLSATILNKDAFCRQVGLEPDRVALVDVDHTFPVENRTLYDVTQGKMTYDERDETTPKIARTIVRLMQHHPDEKGLIHAHSYDIQERLADLLSDFGVGDRVRTHDRDGRDAALDAWKASDDPDVFLSVKMEEALDLKGDLCRWQVICKAPFLNTGDSRVAHRLEEGQWAWYYRTTLRTVIQACGRVVRAPDDYGATYLADSSLLDCFERARTDMPDWFAAQVDRMERPALPEFEPRAALAGTDPASGGRSGRGSHTGSRGATSGANADGNGGSGRSSSRSSGSRRSSRSSPLADVWDTDE
- a CDS encoding DUF7561 family protein, translating into MSKDSCDGCDRTVTVSGGIANIWSFGTDAGTVGTAITLELDDGGSYLLCYPCLEALPDYPTDEDIDRLEQVDEETSRVGSP